Genomic segment of Fundidesulfovibrio magnetotacticus:
GCCCTAGCAGCAAGAGCCCTGTAGACGCCTGAGCGGCCACCGCGAGGGGCCGCTCAGGCACATCCCGCCGCCTCCCTCGGGTTGCGGCTCAACCCGAGGTCTTCCCATGAAGCGACTCGTGGTCGGCATCTCCGGCGCAAGCGGAGTGGTCTACGGCGTGCGGCTGCTCGAAGTGCTGCGCGCCATTCCGGACCTGGAAACCCACCTGGTCATGAGCCAGGGCGCACGCCTCACCCTGCGCCTGGAGACGGAGCGCGAACTGGACGATGTGCTCTCACTGGCCCACGTGGTGCACGATCCCTCCAACCTGGCGGCTTCCATCTCAAGCGGCTCCTTCCGCACCCTGGGCATGGCCGTGGTCCCCTGTTCCATGAAGAGCCTGGCCCAGATCGCCCTCTCGCTCAACGACAACCT
This window contains:
- a CDS encoding UbiX family flavin prenyltransferase, with translation MKRLVVGISGASGVVYGVRLLEVLRAIPDLETHLVMSQGARLTLRLETERELDDVLSLAHVVHDPSNLAASISSGSFRTLGMAVVPCSMKSLAQIALSLNDNLLTRAADVALKERRKLVIVPRETPLHLGHLRHMTAVAEMGGVILPPAPSFYHGPQTIMDIVDQTVGKVLDQFGLEHDLFRRWSGHDA